GCTGAGGCGATGACAGAAGTTAAAAGTGGAAAGTTGAAAGTGAAAAGTGAGAAAGAAGGGGAATTTATCAAACTCAGCATTTCTGATATGGGCAAAGGGGTAAGCGAGGAAGACCGCAAACGGATATTTGACCCATTTTTTACCACAAAAGGCAAAGGCACAGGTTTGGGTTTAGCCATTTGCCAGCGTATCGTTGAGGCACACAAAGGCGAGATTGAGGTCAAAAGTGAGGTAGGCAAAGGAACGACATTTGTGGTCAATCTGCCAGTTCAATAAGCTATTTATACCCAAATAAATTGAGTTTGCAATAAATAATGATTTAGGGATTAGGGAATAGAGATTAGGGATTGGTTAATTTTTAAGCTCTTTTTACTACTCTCTACTCCCTATTCCCTATCTTCTTTTTTTTGTAAACCTGTTGCTTACGGGTATATTCTCAGAACAGTAACCCCTCAGTTATCAGTTGAAAAATGTGTTTAAGGAGAAGGGGAAAGGGAGAAAAAGAAAGAATTGGAGAAAATTTCAAAGTATTATAAAGTATTGTTTTTGATAGATGCTTTCCCCTATTCTCCATAATTCCCCTTTTCTCCTTTTTACTCTATCTCTATAATTCACTATCTTTTTATCCACCGAGTAACTGAGGCATTACTGCTTCACTTCAAATGGGTGAATAGTTACAATAAAGGGGATATGGGGATAAGAAAGATAGGAAGATAGATTTTATAAAATATATCTCCAATATCCCCATAATCTCCTTATCTCCTTTTCTTACACGGTGTAAGAGATGTTTTTAGCAGTCGGGACAAAAGTAGCCACACCCAAATGAAATTTAATCACTTCCCCCCAGATGGGGGTCACGATGTGCCTGGGATGTCCTATTGCCTGACAACTTTTACTTGACTAAATGGAAAATGATTTGCTATTATACTGAGACTCGATATCGTAAACTTCCTTGTATTTGAGATTTAATTGTAAAATTTCAAAATACAAAGTACAATAAGAGGTAAACGGTGTTCACTATTATGTTTTCTTTAATTTTTAATCAACTAATTGGAAGAACGAGCCAAAAATAAAAATAAAAGGAGGTAGTTTATGTTAAAAATGATCATTCAAACAAGTATGAAACTCCGGTTGCCGGCAATAATCATTGCCGTCATTCTTGTGGGGTTGGGAATCTTCCAGCTCCGTGATACTTCCATTGAGGTCTTCCCCGACTTCGGGCCTGTGCGCGTCGAGGTCCAGACAGAGGCCCTCGGGCTTTCACCGGAAGAGGTGGAAAATCTGATTACTAATCCGATGGAGCAGGAATTTTTCAACGGGATGCCCTGGTTGCACAAAATTCGCTCCAAATCACTTCCCGGGCTGTCGTCTATTGAGATGATTTTCGAGCCCGGAACAGACCCCATCCAGGCCAGACAGGTAGTCCAGGAGCGTCTAACTATGGTTCCTGCCCTCCCCCAGGTATCGAAGGCACCACTCGTTATCCAGCCAGTAGCGACTACGAGCCGTCTTATGATAATCGGACTATTCTCCAAGAAGCTCTCACTTATCGATATTTCAGTGCTGGCACGCTGGAAGATCAGGCAGCGCCTGCTCAGTGTACCCGGGGTTGCCAACGTGTCTATCTGGGGCTTCCGGGATAGACAGCTCCAGGTCCTTATCGATCCGGAACGCTTGAAAAAGTATAAGGTTCGCCTCGACGATGTCATCCAGACAGTGGGTAACGCCATGTGGTCTTCACCCCTGACCTTTGTTGAGGCCTCAACACCGGGAACCGGCGGTTTTATCGATACCGCGAATCAGCGTATCGAGATCCAGCACATACAGCCCATCAAGACAGCGAAAGAACTTGCTAAGGTAACTGTTGAGGATTTCGAGGACCGGGCGCTTACCCTCGGCCAGGTAGCCCAGGTAGTTGAAAACCACCAACTGCTCATTGGTGACGCGATTGTCAAGGACAGCCCGGGAGTTTTGCTTGTTGTAGAACGTTTTCCCAACACCAGCATCATGGAGGTAACCCGTAGAGTTGACAAGGCGTTAGATGCCATGCGCCCGGGATTATCAGAGATTGAGATCGACACATCCATTTACAGGGCGGCCTCCTTTGTTGAGGCCGGACACACCAATCTCATCAAAAGATTAGAGGTTGGATTAGTCCTGCTTCTTATCTTCCTGTTTGTGATATACCTGCCTAATTGGCGCAAAGCCTTCATCAGTATCTTTACAATTACTTTGTCCATGATCGCCGGATGGCTCGTTCTCTCGGCATTAGGAACTGAGCTGAATATGATGGTTATCGCCGGGCTGATAATGGCATTGGTCATTATCATTGATGATGGCATCGTTTATATAGACAACATTTCATATCGGCTCCGAGAGCACCGTTCCAAAGGGAGCAGCACTCCCGTGGCAGGTACCATTCTGGCGGGAGCATTAGAAATGGGTATTCCGCTTCTCACAACCCTATTGATAGTTGTTGTTTTGGTAGCTCCGGTTTTCGTACTCGGTGAAGTTAACGGTCCTTTTCTGCAATCTCTGGTCCGCAGCTATGCCCTGGCGGCCCTTGTATCAATGGCAGCTACCCTCATTATTACCCCTGCCCTATCACTCGCTTTATTGACCCCAGAAAAATACAAGCCTGCTGAATCTCCCATTATAGCAGGATTAAGAAGGGGTTATCTCAGTGTTCTGAAGGGTATAGTCGGTAAACCTGTAGTAGCGGCTGTTATAGCAGGTGTCGTTATAGTGGCCGGCGTGGTATTACTGCCCTTTATCGGCAAGTTAAACCTGATTCCCCAGCTTAAGGGCCACGATTTCCTGGTCAAACTGGAAGCCAGTTCCGGTACCTCACTGTCCAAGATGTCCAAATTAACCACAGAAGCCAGCAAGGAATTGCGTTCCATCCCCGGAGTACGCAATGTGGGCGGGCACATCGGGCGTGCTTCAACCTCTGACAAACTGACTAACATCGACACAGCGGAGCTTTGGATCAGCATCAAACAAGGCACTGACCACACCGCCACCATTAATGCTATAAAGAAATTGTTCAACAAGGGTTATCCGGAATTGAAGTCCATGGTAACCACTTATCCCAACCACCGCTACCGGGAGGTGGCCGCGGAGCATGGCGGCGATGACCTGGTGGTTCGTGTCTACGGCAGGTTTTATGACATACTTGAAGAAAAGGCAGAAGAGATAATAAAAAACATCTCCAATGTAGCCGGGGTGGTCGACCCACAGATAAAACTCCCGGTCTTCGAACCAACTGTTGAAATTGAAGTTCTCATTCCCGAGGCTGCAGCACAAGGGCTTAAGCCCGGTGACGTCCGACGCGCGGCAGCGACTATGGTAGCCGGTATTACCGCGGGAAACCTGTTTGAAGAGCAAAAGATCTTCGACGTCGTAGTGTGGGGTGAATCTGATAAGCGGGATAGCCTCTCTGACATCAACGAAATGCCTATCGAAACTCCAAACGGTAACCTGGTGCGACTTAAAGATGTTGCAGATGTGCGCCTTCTTCCAAATCCCTCTATCATTGAACACGATGCCGTTTCCCGTTATGTGGACATCATTGTAGGAGTGCAGGGACGCTCTTTAGGCGAGGTAACAAAGGATATTGAGAAACGCCTTGCAAAGATAAACTTCCCCATTGAACACCATGTGGAAGTCCTCGGAGAGGCAGTGCAGCGTGAAACCAAAGGCCGCATCTTCCTGGGCTACATCATCGCCGCCCTGATCGTGGTGTTCTTCCTGCTCCAATCCCGCTTTTCCAGTTGGCGGCTTGCCAGCATGCTTTTTCTCCTTTTACCCCTGGGGCTTGCCGGATCAGTCATGGCTGCCATTTTGCTGCCTAATACTCCATCGATCCTCTCACTTATGAGCGGCCTTGCAGTAGCCGTAATCACTGCCCGAGGTAGCATCTTGCTAATAACCCGTTACCAGCATCTTGAACATAAGGAGAGTAAGGTCTTCGGACCTGATCTGGTACTCCTCGGATCGGAACAGAGGTTTGGGGCTATTCTCCTGAGCACCCTGGCTATCGTGTTAGTTACGGTTCCCCTGCTAATCAGTAGGATGGTGTCGGGACTGGAGCTCGTGGTTCCCATTGCTGCCATTCTCTTCGGAGGTCTTCTCGCTGCCACACTGCTTAACCTGTTTGTCCTGCCAGTACTGTATCTGCGATTCGGAGCAAACACTAAACCCGAAGATTTGGGTCTTGAAAGTAGCCAGTCTTCGGAACTTGACTTTCAATGAAAGGAGGCAAGCTATGAAGCATAGATTTAGAGTTATAGTGGTGCTCTTGTTAACGGGGTGTTTTATTCTCCCGGGATGCGGCGGCGATAAAACCAAAATTAAACAAACCGAAGGCCCCGCCCAAATAAAAGCCATACCTTTCGATGGGGCATTCAATCCTGAAGGGGGCCGTGTCACCGAAGGCATTACTCTCACCGCGAAAGCTGCGGAACGAATCGGTATTGAGACAATCAAAATTAAGGAGACTCTGGCCGGGCAGGGCCCGCTCCGTAAGGTTATCCCTTATGCGTCAGTACTATACGACCCAAATGGCCAGACATGGGTTTATACAGTACGCAAGCCACTGATTTATTTGCGTGAGCCCATCACTATTGACTCTATTGAGGATGAAATGGCGATACTCTCAAAGGGGCCTGAAGTCGGGACCACTATTGTCACTATCGGCATAGCGATGCTTTACGGCGTTGAGTGCGGTATTGGTCAGTAGTCCGGCATGCATTTAACTAATATATAAGGAGTTTAAGATATGATATCTTGGATTATAAGAAAAAGCTTAGGGCTGAGATTCCTGGTTGTTATCGGAGCAGCGATGCTGGTGATATTCGGAATGATGCAGATCCGTAATATGCCGGTGGACGTCTATCCGGAGTTTGCTCCACCGCGGGTCGAGATTCAAACCTTGGCATTAGGGCTGTCCGCGGCGGATGTTGAGGCACTGGTTACAGTGCCCATTGAGGAAGCCCTCAATGGAGTGGAGGGGCTGGATGTTTTACGTTCCCGCTCTATACCTGATCTGTCTTCTGTTCTGCTCATCTTCAAACCCGGGGTAGACCTTATGAAAGCAAGACTGTTGGTTCAGGAGCGTGTGCGGGAGGCAACATCAGTACTGCCAATTTGGGCCAGCGCTCCCTTTATGATTCAACCCCTCTCCTCTACAAGCCGGGTAATGAAGATTGGCCTATCCGTAAAAGACAAGTCCACTCAGAAATTGATCGACACCGCATTGACCGCCTATTGGAGCATACGCCCCCGGCTTATGCGGGTTCCAGGAGTGGCGAATGTTGCAATATGGGGTGACCGATGGAATGTACTGTTGGTGCAGGCTGACCCCAAACTGATGAACGAGAAGGGAGTCTCCCTAATCAATGTTATGGAGTCTACTGCTGATGCCCTCGACGTGGGAATGTTCAAATTCTCCAGTGGGCATGAGATCGGCATGGGGGGATTTATCGATACCCCGGAGCAGCGGTATGGCATTCGCCATATCCTGCCCTACCTTGAACCTGAACAACTGGCCCAGATGCCTGTTGATGTCTCACCGGGACATAAACCCGTCACCCTGGGTGATGTGTCCACGGTAATACGGGATATACAGCCTCACCTAAATGGTGACGCCATTATTAATGAGGACATCGGCCTTATGATGATAGTAGAAAAACTGCCCTGGGGTAATACCCTTGAGATAACCCGCGGGGTTGAAGAGGCCCTGGCTAAGATGGCCCCCGGCCTGCCGGGAATCGAAATCGACACACAGATCTTCCGGCCGGCGACCTTTATTGAGGAATCCATCAGCAATCTCAGCAAATCCATGCTTTTCGGTTGTATTCTTGTGATCATAATGCTTGCTGCCTTTCTCTACGAATGGCGGGTTACCCTAATCAGTGTCGTGGCCATTCCATTATCCCTGATAACCGCTGTCCTTGTATTATACTTCCGCGGGGCCTCAATCAATACAATGGTTTTGGCAGGGCTTGTTATCGCCCTCGGCGCGGTTGTTGACGATGCGATTATTGACATAGAAAATATTGTCCGGCGTTTACGCCAGTATCAACGGGAAGAAATTAAGAAGCCGATGGCGAAGATTATACTGGAAGCCTCCATGGAGATTCGTGGAGCCGTCATCTATTCAAGCCTGATCGAAATAGCTGCTTTGGCTCCGATATTTTTTACTGGAGGATTGACAGGATCATTTTTTAAGCCCCTTGCTCTCTCTTACTGCCTGGCAATAGCAGCATCTACCGTGACTGCCCTTACCGTCACTCCTGCAATGGCTCTGCTGCTGATGACAAAGGCGCCACCCAAGGAAAAGGAATCTCCTATAGCCCTGTGGCTGCAGGCGGGTTACAAAAAATTGCTTGTTCCCATTATTAGCCGTCCCATTGCCGCCTACGTTGTGCTTGGAGTGGTCATAGTCGCAGGGCTCTCAACTTTACCATTCCTCGGGGAGGAGTTGTTTCCCGCCTTTAAAGAACGGGACTTCCTGATGCACTGGGTGGCCAAGCCAGGTACCTCTCATCCGGAAATGCTGCGGATTTGTAAGGCGGCAAGCAAGGAATTACTTTCTGTCCCGGGAGTCCGCAACTTCGGCGCTCACATCGGGCAAGGAACCCTGGCCGACGAGCCAGTAGGCATGAACTTCGCGGAGAATTGGATTAGCCTCGACAAATCAGTTGACTACGATAAAACCGTTGCAGCGGTTAAAGAGGTTGTCGGGGGCTACCCGGGTCTGTATCGCGATGTACAGACTTACCTCAAAGAACGTACAAAAGAGGTACTCACCGGTACTAGCGACGCTCTGGTGGTGCGTATCTTTGGTGATAACCTGGATATTATGCGCAAGAAGGCTGAGGAGATAAAGACCATTATGTCCGGGATTGACGGAATTATTGAGGAGCATATAGACCTTCAGATCGAGATCCCCCAGCTCCAGGTTGAAGTGGATCTTGCCGCCGCATTGCAATATGGTATTAAGCCCGGAGATGTGCGGAGAGCCGCCGCTACTTTTATCGCAAGCGAGGAAGCTGGAGACATCTGGAAAGACGGGAAGAATATCGAGGTACATATATGGAGTACCCCAGAGAATCGAAACAGCATTGAAAGTGTAAGCAATCTCCTTCTGGACACCAAGGATGGTCGACGTGTGCGGTTAGGTGATCTGGCTACAGTTCAGATAAGGCCGGCTCCTAATGTGCTGTTACGGGAGGACAGTTCACGCCGTATGGATATCGCTGGAAATGTATACGGACGTGACCTTGGTTCCGTGGCCCGTGAACTTAAACAAAAACTTACCAAAATGAAATTCCCTCTCGGCTATCACGCAGAGATGCTTGGTGAGTACCAGGAGCGGCAGCGTGCCCAGAACATACTTATAATTATAACCTGGTTTGCTCTTTTTGCCATCTTACTCATCCTGCACGAGTCAATGGAAAGAAACTGGCGGCTTGCCTTGATGGTTATGCTGCTTCTTCCGGTTGCGATGATAGGCGGAATTATAGCTACGGGTATAAGTAGTGCTGTCATATCTCTCGGTTCCCTGGTGGGATTCCTCACCATACTGGGGATTGCCACCCGTAACGGTATCCTCATGATCAGCCACTTCAGACACCTTGAGCGTTATGAGGGTGAGACCTTTGGACCGGACCTAGTGCTGCGTGGAGCGCGTGAACGGTTGTCGCCAATCCTGATGACTGCCCTGACTACAGCGCTAGCCCTTATTCCACTGGTGGTCGCCGGAACTGTCCCCGGCCACGAAATTGAATACCCGACGGCAGTGGTTATCCTGGGAGGTCTGACTACCTCGACCTTAATCAATCTCTTCGTTGTCCCCAGTCTGTACTTGCGATTCGGGGGCGGTATAATCAGTAAACCGGAAAACAGTTAATTCGTACAATGAATAAATTCGGGACTACACAGTGGAGATCATTGCAGAGGAAGACGGAAAGAAATGGGATGTCTTCGTTGATATCGAGACAGGTGAGATTGTAGGTAAAGACAATTAGTCACAGTCGTGACCATGCTCGATTTGCTGATCTTCGGTGATTTCCAGTTTAGTATATAGGAGGAAAATGAGATGAAAAATAGATTTAAAGTAACAGCAACGGTCATCATGTTCGTTCTTGCCGGTATCGCAGGCGCCGCCCCCAAAGAGAAATCGCCGGCTGGTCCAGGTACCGAGGAGTTTGGCCTGACCCCAAAGGAGCTTGTCCAGGCAATTAAGAGGGTTGAGACGCTGATCTCCAAGTGCATGCGTGAACAAGGATTTGAGTATATCGCCGTTGATTACGAGACAGTCCGTAGAGGGATGGCTGCTGATAAGAATATGCCTGGACTCAGCGAGGAAGAGTTTATTAACAAATACGGGTTCGGCATAGCAACAGTGTACACAGGTAGACCCCCACAGCTTTCCACAGGCTATTGTCCAGCCAAGGTCAGCTTGGGTAAACAGAACATCCAGATTTTCAAGAAGCTGTCTCCTGCTGACCAGGTAGCCTATAACCGCGCCCTGTTTGGTGAGAATACCGATGTGACATTTGCGGTTGGGCTTGAGATAGAAGACTTTTCACGTACCGGGGGTTGCACGCGCAAGGCCATTGAACAGGTCTTCAAGCCGGAACAGTTGAAGGCAACTTACTATAATCCTAAAGACGCCCTGATCAATAAAGACCCACGTACGAAAGCCGCCCTAAGGAAATATGTTGCCAAGATGCGTGAGGCTGGTTTTGACTATAAGCATCCGGATGAAATTGAACCCGACATCAGAAAGCGGCTGGCTGCTATTACAAACGATGGTACAATCCCTGTCGAAAAGCTACCGTACGAAAAGCGGATTGCCTTAGAAAAGCTTAAAACCTATGAGTGGAATGTTGCCAAAAGCAACTTTGAGCTAGAAAAGAAGATTTTCGATCCAGTTGAGGCGGAAATTGAGAGGGAAATGTATTCTCGTAAAATCCAATGAACTTTGCCGCTGCACAGTCCTGACTTCCGCAGGTCAAGACCTGGTGTTGGTCAACTAATAGATCTCTGCAAAACATAGCTTTGGACACATAAGATTATGACAACAAAACGGATTATTGTTTTATTTAGTGTCCTGGGGTTTGTCGCTGTTGTTGGGATAGGGGGCTGGATAGTAGGTTCGCGGATTGAATCTCCAGCGGATATAGCTGCACGAGCAGCACCTCCGATACCATCACCAATTCTTGTTCCGGTGGAGGAACGTGTGTTGAGTTCCAAAGTCGTGACGCGCGGCACAGCACGGTTCGGATTACCTCAACCGATATCCATTGCACCATCTGCCTTGAAAACGGAGGCAGAGGTGGTCACCACCTTACCTTTGCCAAATACCCAATTTGAGGGAGGTAATGTAATACTCACCGCTTCTGGACGTCCTGTGTTCGTTCTTTGGGGCAAGCTTCCAGTCTACCGGGATCTTGTTCCTGGTATCTGTGGCGATGATGTACGACAGTTGGAGGAAGCACTCAAACGCCTCGGGTTTGATCCAGGTTCCATTGATGGTAGATATGATCAACAGACCAGCAATGCGGTGGCCAAGTGGTACAAATTAAAAGGATGGGAGCCGATTGGGCCGACAAAGGACCAACTTGCAAATGTCCGCACTCTTGAACAGGCCTGGGCTGAGGCAGAAAGAAATCAGCTATCAGCTGCTACTGCTACTGCTGTTCTTGCTGTAGAAAGCGCACGCGCCACCGCCGAGCGCAACAATAGAACTGCTGCTGCTGAACTTGAGGCCAGGAGGGCGGATCTGCGTAGATTTATAGCAAATCCAAAGACAGGTGTACCCATAGCTGTAGAAACCGTACGCGCCACGGCAGAGCATAACGATAAAGCTGCTGCTGCCGAGGTGGAGGCTCAGATTGTTGCCCGGGCTTTGGTAGCGCTGGACCCCCGACAACCAGAAACAGCCCGGAAGTCCGCCGATGCCAAACTTGAAGTGGCTCGATCTGCGGCCCGTAAAATTCGATTGGAAGGTGAAATAACCATCCAGGCTGCAGAACGTGACGGCAAGTTGTCCATCGAGCAATTAGAACTGGCTGAAGCGGCTGTAAAATCAGTTCGCCTGGAAGGTGAGATGGCTGTTCAATCTGCTGTTGACGCCCTGGAGGTTGCCAAGTTTGACAATAAATTGGCCACTGATCGAGTTAATCAACTGGCTGCTGACCTAGCCATTGCCAAACGCAAGCTTGGTGTACAGGTGCCGGCCGATGAGATTGTTTTCATCCCAGTAATGCCTGTGCGTGTCAAGGAAGTTATGGTTTATGTCGGTGATCCGGCGAGAGGAACCGTGATGGTAGTAACTGACAATCAATTAGTAATCGACTCGTCTCTGTCCCTTGACGCCGCACAGTTGGTCAAGCCGGGGATGCTGGTTGCCATTGACGAAGTGGCCCTTGGGGTCAAAGCAAGGGGTGTCGTCGAAGAGGTGGCTGATACCCCTGGCACTCATGGAGTTGACGGATACCATGTCTACCTCAAGGTGCGCATCATCGAGACGTCGACGCCACTCAAAGACTTTTCTCTGCGCCTCACTATTCCAGTCAAATCAACCAAGGGAGCCGTCACTGTAGTTCCGATCAGCGCCCTATCTCTCGCCGCCGATGGGACATCAAGAATCCAGATAGAAAACAATGGCGCACTCGAGTATATTGTGGTCAAGCCAGGACTGTCCGCCGACGGTTATGTCGAAGTGACTCCAGTTAATGGAACGCTAACACCAGGCCAGTTGGTGGTGGTCGGATACAGGAATCCTGAAAATAAGATGCTCCCATGACCATGCATGAACTCGACACAACACATAGGGTGCTTGAATTGCACAAGATTAGCAAGCAATACGGCAGTGAACCAGTAGTACATTCACTCGTTGATGTTGAATTTTCGGTAGATCGTGGCGATTGGCTGTGCATTACTGGTCCATCTGGTGCCGGAAAAACAACTCTGCTCAACATTATCGGCTGCCTGGACCACCCAACCAGTGGCACCTATCTCCTTAATGGCATAGACACCGCTAAGTTAACTGACAGACAACGTGCCGGATTACGGAGTCAACACATTGGGTTTGTGTTTCAAGCATTCCACTTGTTGTCTTACCGGACTGTATTAGAAAATGTGATGCTGGCGGAGGTATACCGCAAGCAACCCAGCAGTGGTCGGCGAGAACGTGCGATGGCAGCAATCGAACGAGTTGGGCTCAGTCACCGGGCTGATTTTTTGCCGATAAAACTATCAGGTGGTGAGAAGCAAAGGGTTGCCATTGCCCGCGCCCTGATCGGTTCTCCCAGCTTGTTGTTATGCGACGAACCGACTGGAAATCTTGATTCAAAAACCTCAGCCGCCCTGCTTGACCTCTTCGAAGAGCTAAATCAAGATGGTCTTACCTTAATCATCATTACGCACGACGAGAATGTCGCCAGGCGGGCCACCCACCATGTGCACATCATTGATGGCTTCTTGACAGAAGTCACAAGTGAGAACAAGTCAACAGGCTCTTCAGCAACGGCTGTGAATACGACCATAGCTCGGTCAGGAATCACGATCCGTGATCTTCTAAATGAAGCGATTGCAGGGATGTTTGTTAGGCCGGGGCGTATGATGCTGACTGTGTTGGGCATTATCGTTGGGCTCACTGCCCTGGTGGCGACGCTGGGTCTGACCCGCACAGCTGGTAACCGCATAATCAGCCAGTTCGACCAGCTTGCCGCAACTGAACTTTTCATCAAGGCAAAACCTGGCAGAACAACAGGCATCGTCGATCCTAAAGCAATTCCATGGGATGCGCCGACTCGTCTTCGCCGTCTGAACGGCGTGGTTGCCGTTGGAATGATGAGTGAGGTTGATGTCGGAGGCGCGCTGGTTAGCTCCTCGCCTGTGAAAGACTTTCTGAACCAGAGTGCGTTTAAGCTTGCGGTATACGCAGCGTCCCCCGATCTGTTCAGAGCAGTCAGAGCTGAGCTTTTGACCGGAAAATTATTAGATATAGGTCATTCGAATCGGGCGGACCGAGTGGTAGTTCTTGGTCCGGACGCTGCTCGGCACCTCGGCATTACGGGCCCCGAGCAACTTCCATCGATCTCCATCGGTGATCATCTCTACCTGGTCATTGGTATCCTGCGCGATGTTGCCCGCAAACCTGAGTTACTTGGCTCTGTCATTATCCCTGAGGGCACCGCACGCTACTATTTCGGGTTGGTCGGTCCTGACACCGTGGTCGTCGAGACAAAGATTGGCGCGGCATACCTGATTGCCGATCAAGCACGATTGGCACTGCGACCCGACGATCCACAGGTTTTGAAGATTGAAGTTCCCTTAGAGCCCAAGCGCGTACGCGATGAAGTACAAACCGATTTAAATGTTATGTTTCTCATGCTTGGCGCGTTGTCTCTAGTTGTAGGTGCTATTGGCATTGCCAATATTACACTTGTGGGGGTGATGGAGCGGACCAGCGAGATTGGCTTGCGACGAGCGATCGGAGCAACGCGCTGGCACATCGCCGCACAGTTTCTGA
The DNA window shown above is from Syntrophales bacterium and carries:
- a CDS encoding efflux RND transporter permease subunit, with protein sequence MLKMIIQTSMKLRLPAIIIAVILVGLGIFQLRDTSIEVFPDFGPVRVEVQTEALGLSPEEVENLITNPMEQEFFNGMPWLHKIRSKSLPGLSSIEMIFEPGTDPIQARQVVQERLTMVPALPQVSKAPLVIQPVATTSRLMIIGLFSKKLSLIDISVLARWKIRQRLLSVPGVANVSIWGFRDRQLQVLIDPERLKKYKVRLDDVIQTVGNAMWSSPLTFVEASTPGTGGFIDTANQRIEIQHIQPIKTAKELAKVTVEDFEDRALTLGQVAQVVENHQLLIGDAIVKDSPGVLLVVERFPNTSIMEVTRRVDKALDAMRPGLSEIEIDTSIYRAASFVEAGHTNLIKRLEVGLVLLLIFLFVIYLPNWRKAFISIFTITLSMIAGWLVLSALGTELNMMVIAGLIMALVIIIDDGIVYIDNISYRLREHRSKGSSTPVAGTILAGALEMGIPLLTTLLIVVVLVAPVFVLGEVNGPFLQSLVRSYALAALVSMAATLIITPALSLALLTPEKYKPAESPIIAGLRRGYLSVLKGIVGKPVVAAVIAGVVIVAGVVLLPFIGKLNLIPQLKGHDFLVKLEASSGTSLSKMSKLTTEASKELRSIPGVRNVGGHIGRASTSDKLTNIDTAELWISIKQGTDHTATINAIKKLFNKGYPELKSMVTTYPNHRYREVAAEHGGDDLVVRVYGRFYDILEEKAEEIIKNISNVAGVVDPQIKLPVFEPTVEIEVLIPEAAAQGLKPGDVRRAAATMVAGITAGNLFEEQKIFDVVVWGESDKRDSLSDINEMPIETPNGNLVRLKDVADVRLLPNPSIIEHDAVSRYVDIIVGVQGRSLGEVTKDIEKRLAKINFPIEHHVEVLGEAVQRETKGRIFLGYIIAALIVVFFLLQSRFSSWRLASMLFLLLPLGLAGSVMAAILLPNTPSILSLMSGLAVAVITARGSILLITRYQHLEHKESKVFGPDLVLLGSEQRFGAILLSTLAIVLVTVPLLISRMVSGLELVVPIAAILFGGLLAATLLNLFVLPVLYLRFGANTKPEDLGLESSQSSELDFQ
- a CDS encoding peptidoglycan-binding protein translates to MTTKRIIVLFSVLGFVAVVGIGGWIVGSRIESPADIAARAAPPIPSPILVPVEERVLSSKVVTRGTARFGLPQPISIAPSALKTEAEVVTTLPLPNTQFEGGNVILTASGRPVFVLWGKLPVYRDLVPGICGDDVRQLEEALKRLGFDPGSIDGRYDQQTSNAVAKWYKLKGWEPIGPTKDQLANVRTLEQAWAEAERNQLSAATATAVLAVESARATAERNNRTAAAELEARRADLRRFIANPKTGVPIAVETVRATAEHNDKAAAAEVEAQIVARALVALDPRQPETARKSADAKLEVARSAARKIRLEGEITIQAAERDGKLSIEQLELAEAAVKSVRLEGEMAVQSAVDALEVAKFDNKLATDRVNQLAADLAIAKRKLGVQVPADEIVFIPVMPVRVKEVMVYVGDPARGTVMVVTDNQLVIDSSLSLDAAQLVKPGMLVAIDEVALGVKARGVVEEVADTPGTHGVDGYHVYLKVRIIETSTPLKDFSLRLTIPVKSTKGAVTVVPISALSLAADGTSRIQIENNGALEYIVVKPGLSADGYVEVTPVNGTLTPGQLVVVGYRNPENKMLP
- a CDS encoding efflux RND transporter permease subunit translates to MISWIIRKSLGLRFLVVIGAAMLVIFGMMQIRNMPVDVYPEFAPPRVEIQTLALGLSAADVEALVTVPIEEALNGVEGLDVLRSRSIPDLSSVLLIFKPGVDLMKARLLVQERVREATSVLPIWASAPFMIQPLSSTSRVMKIGLSVKDKSTQKLIDTALTAYWSIRPRLMRVPGVANVAIWGDRWNVLLVQADPKLMNEKGVSLINVMESTADALDVGMFKFSSGHEIGMGGFIDTPEQRYGIRHILPYLEPEQLAQMPVDVSPGHKPVTLGDVSTVIRDIQPHLNGDAIINEDIGLMMIVEKLPWGNTLEITRGVEEALAKMAPGLPGIEIDTQIFRPATFIEESISNLSKSMLFGCILVIIMLAAFLYEWRVTLISVVAIPLSLITAVLVLYFRGASINTMVLAGLVIALGAVVDDAIIDIENIVRRLRQYQREEIKKPMAKIILEASMEIRGAVIYSSLIEIAALAPIFFTGGLTGSFFKPLALSYCLAIAASTVTALTVTPAMALLLMTKAPPKEKESPIALWLQAGYKKLLVPIISRPIAAYVVLGVVIVAGLSTLPFLGEELFPAFKERDFLMHWVAKPGTSHPEMLRICKAASKELLSVPGVRNFGAHIGQGTLADEPVGMNFAENWISLDKSVDYDKTVAAVKEVVGGYPGLYRDVQTYLKERTKEVLTGTSDALVVRIFGDNLDIMRKKAEEIKTIMSGIDGIIEEHIDLQIEIPQLQVEVDLAAALQYGIKPGDVRRAAATFIASEEAGDIWKDGKNIEVHIWSTPENRNSIESVSNLLLDTKDGRRVRLGDLATVQIRPAPNVLLREDSSRRMDIAGNVYGRDLGSVARELKQKLTKMKFPLGYHAEMLGEYQERQRAQNILIIITWFALFAILLILHESMERNWRLALMVMLLLPVAMIGGIIATGISSAVISLGSLVGFLTILGIATRNGILMISHFRHLERYEGETFGPDLVLRGARERLSPILMTALTTALALIPLVVAGTVPGHEIEYPTAVVILGGLTTSTLINLFVVPSLYLRFGGGIISKPENS
- a CDS encoding ATP-binding protein, with amino-acid sequence AEAMTEVKSGKLKVKSEKEGEFIKLSISDMGKGVSEEDRKRIFDPFFTTKGKGTGLGLAICQRIVEAHKGEIEVKSEVGKGTTFVVNLPVQ